The following is a genomic window from Capnocytophaga stomatis.
CCGATGATGGAACAAGACTAAAAATAGACAATACATTAGTTTATGATAATTGGAATAATATATCACAACCTAAATGGAATCCCGTAAACAATCAGATTATTAACCTTTCGGGCAATAGCCTAATGTTTTACGAATTTTATAACGGAGGTTTGCCTCTTTGGTATTTGTTTGAAACCAGCGATTCTGACAAAATCATCGAAAACACCATTTCGGGAGAACAAACCCTTTGTGCGGGGGGAAGTAACGGAACGCCTGTAACGGGAGATGATTTCAACCGAAGAAACCAGTACGGTTTTACCCCAACCTTTGCCTTCCAGTGGTATTACACAACCAGCATCGGTGGAGTACCTACCGACATCAATGGAGCAACACAAAAAGATTTTACCCCTAATCCCCAAACTGCCCCCTTTAACCAAACAGGTACATATTATTTATATCGACGGGCTTCAGTTACTTTCAAAAACATAGGAATGTCCCAACAAACGGAAAGTGTTACCTCCAATCCTATAAAGATAATCGTACGAAACCAACCAACAGCCAAAACAAAACCCAGTAAAAAATCATTTTGCCAAGACGAAAATAACGCTAAAATTACGATAACGGTAAATAATGGTAGCGGTGGGCAACCACCTTTTACTTTAAATTATACAATTGATGGCGTTACGCAACAATATCAAAGTAATAGTAATATTTTTGAAATTCCCATCAACACTAACCAAGCGGGGGAATTCCATTACCAATACGTATCCATTACTGACGGCAACGGCTGTACTAACCAACTGAACCAGTCCGATATTATCACCATAAAACCGCTACCCACTGCCGTATTTTCAGGACAGGACACTACCTTGTGCTTAAACACTCCAGCAGCACAAATTCCGTGGGTTACCTTTACGGGGGAACTTCCCTTTACCGTAAAAATAAAAGCTGCCAAAACAGGAAATCCTCCCATAGAAATTGACGAAACATTGGCAGAAAATGAAAATAGTTTAACCATAAACCATCCCCCCAACGATGAAGGCGAGTTTACTTACGAACTCTTATGGGTTAGTGATAAAAACGGTTGTAAAACATTTTTTACCAACCAAAAGGTAGTGGTTAATGTGGTAAAACCCTCTATAACCCTCACAACGCCCGAAAACATTACGTGGTGTTTGCCCGAAATCGTTTCAGCGGTTTACGATGAGGGTAGCGGACATACAAATGTATCAGAAAATAGTTACGTGTTGCCCTCAGGGGACACAACGCTCGACGTAACCATAAACCCCGTACCTTGTTGCCCAAACCCCGTTTTGAAATGGACTATCAATAACAATTTGAGCAACGTACGAACGGGGCAACCCTCTACTCACACGGGTATTTCTTTTGAAAACGATACTTCCACCGACAAAACGTATAATATTACCTATTGGCTGGAATGTAACGGACAAAAATACAACTACGTAACCCGAGAAGTACGGATTATTCCCCGACCGCAAATCAATTTTAGTAACTAATTATAAAAACATATATTGAACATTTTTTAATTTTTTATTTATGAGAAAGTTAATCTTAAGTATGGCTTTAGCCATTGTATCAACAGGTGCTTATGCACAAGCACAAGATAGAGCTACAAAGGGAACAGCTCCTACACAAAACGTCAATTGTGTTGATAATGCTCAAAATCCTATAGTAGGAAAAAAATACACATATACAGTTGATGGACCGGAAGGAAAATATCACTTCTTTGCTACAAATAATACTACTTTCATCAACGATGGAAACTTATTGACCACAGGAGCATACACAGAGGGTGGCGGACAAATAAAAGTGACTACAGGAAGTTACAATGATGCTAACTCAGAAAGCAAAAGTATTGAGCTCGCGTGGACAAATGTTGCAGGAACATCTTACTTAGTAGTTAACCACACCCCTAAGGCGAATTGTACAACAGCAAACAACCTAAAGGTTCTGAAAATTCAACCTAAAAACGCTTTTTTTATTGAATTACGTAATATGAATAATGGTAAACAAACCCAAGCATCAAGTGCGTTAAGTAATGTAGAGGTTTGTTTAGGAACAATAAAATCTGCTGAAATTGAGGGCGATCAAGTAGCATATAACTATGGTGAACAATCCTTATTTTATGAATTAACTGCTGTAAATTACGACAAGTCTTTCGTGCCTCAAATAAAACTAGAAGGGCTTAAGACAGGTCAAACTGCCACCCTAAAGTGGGGATACAATAGAGACAATATAAGTCAAGTACTAAAGACCATAAATGTAGCTGACATAAATCAGCCAATTGATTTCCCTGAAATTGTAGCAGATGAACTAATTGATCCTTCTGAAGGTGTTTCTATTTACCTAGAGTTAGTTATCAACAATGGTAAAGAAGAAGGTCTTGTTGACCAACCTATAACCTTACTTGCAGATGCCACAACAGGGATTAATAAGAACATTAAAGATGTTAAAGTAACTGATTGCTCTGAGGAAAATGATTTTGCCGACAAAGCTATCCAAACTTTAAAAGCGAGAGCAACTGTTACAGCTGGTACAGGTTTGCAATTTATTTCTCCAAAACCATAAAAAAATAAACTGTGTATAAATTTCTCAAACATATCTTATTTAGCGTTTGCTTTATGGCGAGCGTGGTTGCGTTTTCACAAACTTCCAAAGTTGGTGAGGCTATCACGCTTTCCGTATTGCCTAAGGCAGGTGATAGATATGTTTGGGAACTATATGATTCCGCAGTAGATTTTGCCAAAACCTCAGGTAATTGTCCGCCCTCAAAAGCTCGTTTTGTAGGCACGAGCAACAGCTCACAAGTGCAAGTACAGTGGCTTGAAGCAGGCACTTATTATTACAAAGTAAGTGTAAGCAATGGCTGTTCTACCAATAGCAAGGTGGGAATGATTACCGTAACCGGTGAAATTACGCCTCCTAAAATACATATCACGTATGATTGCCACAAAGGCACTGCTACATTGCAAGCCTCCGATTTTAGTGGTTCACTACTGTGGAGCACAGGCGAAACTGCTGCCACAATTATGGTTGATACTCAGAACATTCCTGAAGGAAATGCTGTGCCGTATTGGGTACAACAAACCGTTGGCGGAGTACAAAGCTCACGTACTGAGGTAACTATTGAGCGAAACACCAAGCCCAACACACCAAATACTTCGGCTTTCCCTACACGAATTTATATTGGAGAGTCAGTAAGTTTGGCAAGCGTTTCTTGCGGTACTGACAAAGTACAATGGTTCGCCGATGTAGCACTTACACAAGAAATCACAACTTCTGAAATAAATCCTACCGAAAATACAACCTATTACGTAGTTTGTAAAACTTCTAACGGATGTCAAAGTGAAGCAGTAAGCCTTCTTCTTGAAGTAGTAGCTAAGGATTCCTGTGCAACTTTGTTTGAAAATATGTTCATACCGAATGGATTCTCTCCAAACAACGATGGCGTTAATGACACGTGGGAAGTTGAAGACCTCAAAAAATACTACATAAATTGTAACCAGAAAAATACCGTCCGTATCTTTAACCGTTGGGGAGCAAAAGTGTATGAAAAAGAAAATTATATGTTGGATGATCAACGTTTTCAAGGATTTTCTCAACACGAAAGAACCGTAAGCAAAAAACCATTACCTAACGGCACTTATTTCTTTATCATTACCTTTGAAGACGGAAAACAAAAATCAGGATATCTCTATATGAGAAAAGATACTGAATTTGACCTATAATCAATCTTTTTTCCAAAGTTTTTGTATTTTCGCGATTTCGTTTAATTATTACAGAAATTAAGCTTAAACAAAAACATAAAAATAAATGTTAACTCAATTACGTTTACACTTCATCGTTTTTTTATGGGGATTTACAGCTATTTTGGGAAAATTAATCTCCTTAGAAGCAAATCACCTTGTGTGGCACAGAATGTTATTAACTTCCTGTTTTTTGATTGCTTTTGTAAGTATCTTTCAAAAAGGAAACATCTTCATAAATAAATCATTGGCTATCAAACTCATTGGTGTTGGCTGCTTGATGGCTATCCATTGGCTATTCTTTTTCCATTCCATAAAAGTTTCAAATGTATCCATTACGCTGGCTTGTATTTCCACTGCCACACTGTTTGTTGCCCTTATTGAGCCTTTGGTGTTCCGAAGACGTATTGACTGGTCTGAAATTGTGTTGGGAATTATCATAACCATCTGTATGTTACTCATTTTCAAAACAGAAATTCGCTACAAGGAAGGGATTTTTTACGGAATTGTGTGTGCAGCCTTCGGGGCGTTATTCAGCGTTTTCAACGGAAAACTGCACGGACAGACGTCTTCAGGAAATATCATTACATATGAAATTTTTGGCGGTTTTTTGGTTCTTACCATTTATTTTCTATTTACGGGAGATTTAAACGGAATTTCAGAAATCTCATCAAATGATTTTTGGTGGGTTTTGCTTCTGGCAAGTGTTTTCACTGCCTATCCGATGTTTGAATCTATTCGTTTGATGCGTTATATTTCTCCCTTTACTTTGGTTTTGGCGGTAAATCTGGAACCCGTTTACGGAATTGTTTTCGCTTATCTCATCTTTGGCGAATCAGAGCATATGAAT
Proteins encoded in this region:
- a CDS encoding gliding motility-associated C-terminal domain-containing protein, which produces MYKFLKHILFSVCFMASVVAFSQTSKVGEAITLSVLPKAGDRYVWELYDSAVDFAKTSGNCPPSKARFVGTSNSSQVQVQWLEAGTYYYKVSVSNGCSTNSKVGMITVTGEITPPKIHITYDCHKGTATLQASDFSGSLLWSTGETAATIMVDTQNIPEGNAVPYWVQQTVGGVQSSRTEVTIERNTKPNTPNTSAFPTRIYIGESVSLASVSCGTDKVQWFADVALTQEITTSEINPTENTTYYVVCKTSNGCQSEAVSLLLEVVAKDSCATLFENMFIPNGFSPNNDGVNDTWEVEDLKKYYINCNQKNTVRIFNRWGAKVYEKENYMLDDQRFQGFSQHERTVSKKPLPNGTYFFIITFEDGKQKSGYLYMRKDTEFDL
- a CDS encoding DMT family transporter encodes the protein MLTQLRLHFIVFLWGFTAILGKLISLEANHLVWHRMLLTSCFLIAFVSIFQKGNIFINKSLAIKLIGVGCLMAIHWLFFFHSIKVSNVSITLACISTATLFVALIEPLVFRRRIDWSEIVLGIIITICMLLIFKTEIRYKEGIFYGIVCAAFGALFSVFNGKLHGQTSSGNIITYEIFGGFLVLTIYFLFTGDLNGISEISSNDFWWVLLLASVFTAYPMFESIRLMRYISPFTLVLAVNLEPVYGIVFAYLIFGESEHMNPIFYVASAVMILAIALNGIIKARRK